DNA from Deltaproteobacteria bacterium:
TCTTCCCCGGCGCCCTCGCCCCCCTCCTGCGCCTCTACCGGCAGCACCCGGAGGACGCGGTGCGCCGGGAGGTCATCCTCGCCCTCGGGCGGACGGCCGGCCTCTCGCACCCCTCGAGCCGGGACGCCATGGACTTCCTGCTCCACACCCTGCGGGAGGGCGCCGACGGCGAGGTCCTCACCGCCCTGCGCACGGCCATCGCCGCCAACGCCGGCAACGACGATCTCCCCCTCCTCGAGCGCCACGCGCTGGCGGAGCCCCCCGGACCCACCCGGGTCTTCCTCGACCGGATCATCGTCCAGGTGGAGACCCGGAAGATGACGATGCCGCTGGGAGTCTAGAGCCCTGGGCGCCTCCGACGATCGCGAGCGCCTCGAGGCGCTCCTCGCCGCCGGCGAGCTCCTCCCCGCGGCGCGCCTGCTCGCGCAGGGCGGCGAGCACCTCGCGGCCGCCGACCTCTACGCCCGGATCGCGCTGCCGGTGGAGGAGGCCGCGGCCGCCGAGGCGGGCGGGGACCTCCTGCGCGCCCACCGCTGCCTCCTGGCCGCCGGGCGCTGGCGGCCGGCCGCCGAGCTGCGCGCGCGGATCCTCCAGGACGCCCCCGCCGACGAGGACGCCCGCCTGGCCCGGGCCCTGGCCGGGCAGTGCCGGGCGCGGGGCCGCAAGCACGAGGCCGCGCTCCTCTTCGAGCGCCTCGGAGAGCTGGACACCGCCGCCGCGCTCCACCGCCAGGCCGGCCACCGGCTGGAGGCCGCCCGGGCGCTCTGCGCCGCCGGGAGCCCCGAGGAGGCCCGGGCCCTCCTCACGGAGTGGGTGGAGGAGAGCCGGCGCGCCGACCTCGCCCTGCCGCCGGCGGCGGCGCTGCTCCTCCTGGCCCGGCTCTGCCTCTCGGGGCCCGACCCGCTGGCCGCCGCCCGCCACGCCCAGACCGTGGAGGAGGGGGTGGGGGAGGGCGAGGAGCGGCGGGCGGCGCTCGGCCTGCTGGTGGTCGCCTTCCACCGGGCCGGCCTGCCGGCGGCGGCCGAGGAGGCCCTCCAGCGGCTGCGCGAGGCCGACCCCGGCGCGCCGGCCACCCCCGAGGCGGTCCTCCAGGACCTCGCCCTCGGCCACGAGACCACCGACGAGGGCGAGGGAGAGCGCTGGGTGCTCTCCCGCTACCGCCTCGAGCGGCTGCTCGGCGCCGGGGCGATGGGGCAGGTCTACCGGGCGATCGACGCCCTCACCGGCGAGACGGTCGCGGTGAAGATCCTGGCCCCCTCCTCCCTGCGGGGCGCGGGCGGCGCCGAGGATCGCTTCTACCGCGAGGCGCGCATCGCCCAGACCATCGACGACCCTGGCCTGGTGCGGGTCCGCCACGCCCAGCCGGAGGAGGGCATCCTGGTGATGGAGTTCCTCCCCGGAGGCACCCTCGCCGATCGCCTCCGCGGCGGGCGCCACCTCCCCTGGCCCGTCGTGGTCCGCCTCGGGGTGGAGGCCGCGCGAGCCCTGGCCGCGGCCCACCGGCGGGGCGTGCTCCACCGGGACGTGAAGCCCGCCAACCTGCTCTTCGACGCCCTCGGCTCGGTGCACCTCGGCGACTTCGGCGCGGCGCACCTCGTCTCCTTCCAGCAGACCGGCACCGGCTACCTCCTGGGGACGCTCGCCTTCATGGCCCCCGAGCAGCTGGAGGCGGCGGCGCTGGACGGGCGCACCGACCTCTACGCCCTGGCCGTCACCCTCTACCGGGCGGCCACCGGCCACCTGCCCTTTCCCGGGCCGCAGGTGGCGGCGCAGCAGCGCGCCGGCGCCCGGCCGCCCTCCACGCTGCAGCCGCAGCTGGAGGGGCAGGCCATCGACGCCTTCTTCGAGCGGGCCCTGGCGCACGATCGCGCCGACCGCTTCGAGAGCGGCGAGGCCTTCGCCCGGGCGCTCGGCGCCCTCGCCGAGCTCGGGGGCGGCGCCGAGGCGGCCCCGGCCCCCACGCCCGCGGGAGCTCCGGCAGAGGACTCCGCGCGCCCGGGGCCGCGCTTCGACTTCGAGACGGCGCTCGGTCAGCGGGTCCACCTGGCGCGCGACGCCCGCCTCGGCCGGCGGGTGGTGGTGGAGACCCTCCCCGGGGACATCTCGCCCGCGACCCTGGCCCGGCTGCGCGAGCTGGCCGCGGCGGGGAACCCTCACCTGCAGCCCCTCCTCGATCTCCTCCCGGAGGAGAGCCTGGCCATCTACCATCTCGTCGAGGGGCTGACCCTCGAGGAGGAGCTCTCGCGGCCGGGCGGGGCTCCGGGCCGGGACCGGCGGCTGCGCCTCGCCGCGGACGTGGCCCGCGCGCTGCGGGACCACCCGGGTCCCTTGCGCCCGGGGCGGATCCGCATCGTCGGGGGTCGCGCGATCCTCCTGCTGGCGGGCATCGAGGCCCTCCACGCGGGGGCGGAGCCGCCCGCCGACGCCCGCCCGGCGGTGGCCCGGGTGGAGCGCTGGCTCGCGCTCGGCGCGGACCCGGGGGAGCTCTCCCCCGAGGTGGCCGCCGGGCACCTGGCCGCGCTCCGGGAGCCCGACGCCCCCGAGGCGCCGGCCGAGGCCGAGGCGCTCTCACGATGGCTCGACGCGGGGCGGGCCGGAGGGTAAATCCCGGACTCTTGGTCGACCGAGTGCAAGTCGAGGCGCGCTACGCGCTGCGGGAGAAGTTCGAGGCCCGGCTGCGAGCCGCGCTGGTGCGGGACGGTCACGTCTCGCCGGCCCGGATGAAGGAGGCCCTCGACCGCCAGGTCGTGCACGGCGCTCACCTCGCCACCAACCTGTGGGAGCTGGGCTTCGTCGAGGGCAAGGTGCTCACCCGCGTCTCCTGCGAGCTGCTGGGCATCACGGCCGTCGCCCCGCAGGTGATCCTCCTGGCCAAGGGCGAGATCTTCCGCCTCCTGCCGGTGCACTTCATCCAGCAGCACCAGATCCTGCCCTTCTTCGTCGAGGGCCGGACCCTCCACGTCGCCATGGCCGAGCCCTGGGACCTGCCCACCGTCGAGCGGGCCGCCCACCACTGCGGCCTCGCCGTCCGGCAGCACTTCCTGGGTGAGGTCCCCATGGCCCGGGTGCTCCACCGGGTCCTCGGCCTGCCGATCTCGGCCCGCTTCGAGCTCGGCCGCCGCCTCTTCCAGCAGGCGCGCCGCCCCGAGGGCGCCCCCACCGGGCCGCAGGGCGATCTGATCGACGAGTCGGAGTTCAACGCCCTCTACGCCAGCCACACGGCGACGCCGCTCCTGGCGGTGCCGCCGGTCGCGCCGCTGCCCCCGGAGCCCGAGCTCTCCTTCGACGTCGATCTCGAGCTCGACGCGCTGGACGAGCTCGACCTCGACGAGAGCGGGGTCGGGCTCGACGAGCCGATCCTCGAGCTCAAGCCGGAGGACATGCTCCCCGTCGAGGCGGACGTCTCCCTGGTGCCCATCGAGGACCTCGCCGAGGCCACCGCCCTCCTGGAGGCCGCCACCTCCCGCCGCCAGGTGGGCGAGGTCATGGTCCGCTTCTGCCTCTCGCGGGGCGAGCGGGTGGCGCTGCTGACCCTGGACGGGACCTTCTGGGCGGGCTGGACCGGCACCGGCGTCGGGGTCGACGTCCGGGCGCTGGAGTCGCTGATGGTGCCGGCGGAGGAGGGGACGGTCTTCGGCCTCGTCGCCTCGACCGGCGCCCACTTCCTGGGGCCCCTGCTGCCCCACCGGATCCACAAGCGCTTCCTGTCGGTCCTCGGTGAGGGGGAGCCCACCACGGTCGGCTTCTTCCCGGTCCGCTATCGCGGGCGCGTGGTCTTCGGCGTCTACCTGGACGGCGGTGGGGGGCGGACCGTATCGGTGGACATCGCCGAGATCCTGCTCCTGGCGCAGCGCGTGCCCGGAGCCCTGGAGAAACTGGTGCAGAGGAGACTCGAGAGATGAGCAGCGAGGCACAGACGGCAGTCATCGTGGGGGTCGGACCGGGGCTGGGCACGGCGCTGGCCCGCCGCCTGGCGGAAGAGGAGATGAAGCTCGCCCTGGTCGCGCGCTCCAAGGACCGCATCTCCAAGCTCGCCGAGGAGCTCGACTTCATCGCCAGCGAGGCCACCGCCTACGTCGCGGACGCGACGAAGGAGAGCGACGTCCGCAACCTCTTCGAGGCGGTCAGCGAGGACCTCGGCCTGCCCGACCTCGTCATCTTCAACGCGGGGGCGAGCCAGCGGCGCAGCATCCTCGAGGTGGGCACCAGCGACCTCGAGGATCAGTGGCGGCAGAACTGCCTCGGCGGCTTCCTCGTCGGGCGCGAGGCCCTGCGGATGATGGTGCCCCGCGGCGAGGGCACGCTCCTCTTCTCCGGCTCCACCGGCTCGGTGAGCGCCGCGGCGGGCTTCGCCGGCTTCTCGGTGGGCAAGTTCGGCCTGCGCGCCCTCGCCCAGTCCATGGCGCGCGAGGTCGGCCCCCTCGGGGTGCACGTCGGGCACATCGTCATCGACGGCGAGATCCTCTCCGAGCGCAACCGCCAGGCCCTGGTCGATCGCTCGCCCGACGAGTTCCTCACCCCCGAGGCGACCGCCGAGGCCTTCCTCCAGCTGCACCGGCAGAAGCGCAGCGCCTGGAGCTTCGAGATGGATCTGCGCCCCTGGAAGGAGCGCTTCTAGTGGTGCGACGCCTGTCGACCCTCCTCGTCCTCTCCCTGCTCGGACTCGCGGCCTGCGGTGAAGGCGGCGGCGGCGGCGGAGGGGGCCCCGACGGGGGGAGCGACGGCGGCAGCCGCACCTACCAGTACCGGGCCCTGGCGGGGGTCTCGATGGGGGCCATCGGCACCGGCCTCCTGGGGACCCGGGAGCCCGGCGTCTTCGACGCCCTCGGCCCCCTCGGGGGCAGCCTCGATCTGCGCTACTTCCTCCACTACTTCGAGGACCACCCCCTCTCGGGCTTCTGCACCTACGAGGACACCCTCGCGATCCTCCAGGCGGCCGGGGGCGACCCCGAGGCCCTGAACGACATCGCGGCCATCGAGGCCTGCGCGGTGCGCGCCCCGGCCACCGAGCGCTTCGAGCACGCGATGGACTTCAACCACTGGTGGTACGACGACAACGGCGGCACCTTCGACCGCTCGTCCTACATCGACCTGCTCGAGGACGTCTCCCAGGCGCTGGGCAACCCCGCCTTCCACAACCCCGAGAACCCCTTCTTCCCGCCGGGGGTGGACGAGAGCGCGACCTGCGCCGACCCCATCGTCTTCCCCGGCACCGACCACGGCGGCGACGCACCGGTCTACAACGACCGCTTCAACCCCGAGGGGCGCTTCGACGTCATCACCTTCTGCGACGGCGAGGAGCCCATCGTCACCTGCGAGCAGACCGGGCAGGTCGTGGACTTCTGCGCGGGAGTGGATCCCGACACCTTCTGCGGCGCGGACGGGCCGGCGGTGCAGCTCCCCAAGAACCGCCTCAAGGCGCAGTACCCCGAGGTCTACTACCGGGAGAAGGGCAGCTTCGATCCCTGCCGCCCGCACAGCGAGCGGCTGCGGGTGGTGCTCGCCGTGGACTACGACGGCGACGGCGTCCGCGACTACGGCGAGCCGGTGATCGTCAACGGCCGCGAGCGCTGGGAGGACACCGGCGCCGACGGCTGCCCCTCCACCGAGGAGGACGGCGCGGGCGGCTGCACCACGGCCGCCGAGAGCCCCCACGATCCGGTGACCAACCCCGACCCCAACGGCGACGATCACGACTGGGAGAGGAACGCGCTGGGCACCGAGGGAGACTGGGTCTGGCAGGAGGGCGAGCCCTTCACCGACGCGGGCCTCGACGGCGTGGCCGGCACCGGCGACCACGGCGAGGGCAACGGCCGCTACGATCTCTCCGACGGCGCCGCGCGCTGGCTCACGGTCGGGCCCCGCAGCCAGCTCGAGCGCTGGAGCGACGAGGAGCTGGCGAACACCGACTTCTGGTTCGATGGGGGCATCCGCGACATCTTCAACCTCGGGGTGAGCGCGGCGCAGACCTACGGGCACGTCGCCGCCCGCGACCCGCAGAGCCTCTTCATCCAGAACTTCCCCGAGGTGCCCACCTACGACGACGTGCCGGTGGACCCCTTCGACTTCCGGGAGGTCGACTGGGCGCGGATCCCCGGCAAGGTGCTCTTCCTCTACGGCGACCCCGACGCCACCGACGCGCAGTGGCGGGACGGCGACGGCGCCCACGTGGGGACGGTCAAGCAGGTCCTCGACCGCATGAACCTCCTCTTCGCCTGGCTCTCCGAGCGCTTCCCGGAAGGGGACGACTCCGGCGACGACTTCGGCTCCTACTCCGAGCTCGTCCTGGACGAGAGCTACTACTCCGAGGCGCTCGGCTCCGACCGCGTCTACTCCCGGGCCCTGCCGCCGGGCTACTTCGATCCGGCCAACGCCGAGCGCAGCTACCCGGTGGTCTACTTCCTCCACGGCTACGGGCAGGACCCCACCGGGATGAGCGGCGCCAACGTCGTCCTGACCGGCTACATGGCCGAGGCCCTCCTCGAGAAGATGATCGTCGTCTACGTCGACGGCCGCTGCTGCTTCCGCAACGCGGCCGGCGAGCGCGACTGCCACGAGCCGGCGGACGCCCCCGACAAGGGGCCGGGGTGGGTGCGCGAGTGCCACCGGGGCTCCTTCTACGTCGACTCCCAGGGCAAGGCGGCGGGGGAGGGCACCGCCTACGGGGCCTCGCTCGACGAGCTCATGGCCCACATCGAGGCCACCTACCGGGTGAAGGCCCCCGCCACGCGCTGATCGGATTCGGCTATAGTCGTCTCTGCACCGGGGGGGTGGGTTGATCCCGGGGGAAGAGAGAGATGACCGATCGGGAAGCCGTCGCGAGGATGAAGCTCGCGAAGCTGGACGCAGCCACGCTGGTCCGACAGGACCCTCTGCTCGAGCGCTCACACCTCCTGCAGGCGCTGGGGGAGGCGGCGGAGGCCGTCCTCGCCCGGGCGGGCCTGCGCCGCTATCCCGGCGGGGCGACGATCTACGGCGAGCACTCCTCGCCGGACCGGATCTACCTGCTGGCCCGGGGGGAGGTCGTCCTGCTGAGCTCGGGCGGCGCCGACGCCACGCCCCTGGTCACCCTCCACCCCGGAGACTGCTTCGGCACCGGGGCGGCCCTGGAGCCCCCCGCCCGCGCCGTCACCGTGCGGGCGGTCGGGACGGCCGATCTGGTGGAGATCCCGGCCGAGCCCCTCCGGGAGCTGGCCCGCAACGACCCGACCTTCTCGAGCTTCCTCCAGCAGTGCCACGAGCGGCTGAAGGGGGCGAAGAGCGAGCTCGATGACTTCCTGGACCGCTGGTAGGAGGCGAAGACCATGGGAATGGACCAACACGGCTACGACGACGACGAGAAGGAAGCGGCGAAGCGCTACAACGAGTTCGAGTGCCCGGACTGTGACGCCAACAACCCCGTGGATGATGGCTTCACCGACGGCTCCGAGGTCCGCTGCTACTACTGCGGCATGGCCTACCAGGTGCAGGTCACCGAGGCCGGCAAGCTGAAGTACAAGGCGGTCTAAGTATTCGAAAAAACGGGCAGGAAGGAAGTGGCTCGACCCCCGACCTCCCCTATAATCGATGATTGCCCGTCCGGTGGGGCCGCGCACGAGGGGTGCGCGGGAACACGACCACCCGGCGGCCGAAGATCATCATGAGGCAGACCTTGGCGATCCCGCGAGGGAGCAGAGGCCGCGTGCCGGACCCATGGTCCGGAGGCGGCTCCTCCCTCCTCCTGCTCGTCCTGTTCCTGGCGCTCCTCGCCTGGCCCTCCCGGGCCGCGGCGGTGGTGACCGGGACCGCGCCGAGCCTCTACCAGAGCTTCACCGTCCAGGGCTCGGCCCAGACGACGGGCAACACCCTGATGATCCTCGCCCTCGAGGATCCCCGGGTGAACGACACGCTGCTGGATCCCTCCTTCACCTCCGCGAACCTCTCCGGGGTGCCCATCAACGCCACCATCGAGGGGGCCTACGTCTTCTACTCCGGCCGCACCGACGCGGTCGCCGACGATCAGTTCGACTTCTACACCCCCGATGGCGTGATGCGGCCCCTGGTGGCCGGCCTCTGCCGCAACCTCACCTACGGCGGCCAGAGCTTCTTCTACTGCCGCCGGGACGTCACCTCGCAGGTGCGCGCCGTCTCCGCCGCCCGGGGCGGTGACGTCAACGGCGTCTACAACGTCAACGGCGTCCAGGCCCGGGTGGGCGTGCGCGGCAGCCTCTCCAACGGCTGCGCCTTCACCGATCCCGGCTGCCAGGCCGCCTACGCCGGGTGGTCGCTGGTGGTGGTCTGGTCCAGCGAGACGGCCCCGGGGGTGCGCAACCTCCTCCTCTACGACGGCTTCTACGGCTGCGACGAGACCACGACCTCGGGGATCTCGGCGCCGATCCCGCTCTCGGGCTTCACCGTCGGCGATCCCGCCGGCGGCGAGATCGTCTTCTTCGCCCTGGAGGGCGACCCCCACCTCGGCAGCCCCCCGGGGGGCATCGAGTGGGGCGACTGGATGCAGTTCAACCCGCAGAGCGGCAGCGGGGTGCTCCTCCAGTCGGCCTCCAATCCACCGCGCAACCTCTTCAACAGCACGGTGCAGCAGGCGGGCGTGCCCTTCAACGGGGTGGACCTCGACGCCATCGACCTGGGGCCCACCGGGCTGAACCTGCTCTCGCCCGGCGACACCAGCGCGAGCATCGTCCCCGGCTCGGGGGACGGCGTCCTCGACGGCGGCCAGCAGGGGGAGCTCTTCATCCTCGGCTGGGTGCTCCTGGGCATCGACACCATCGCCCCCTCCCTGGGGCAGGCCTCGACCAAGCGGGTGGACAAGACCACCGCGGCCTCCGGCGAGACCCTCACCTACACCCTGACCCTCACCAACTCCGGCAACGACTTGGCGCCGGGGGTGATCGTGCAGGACGCCCCGCCGGCGGGCACGACCTACATCCCCGGCACCACCACCCTCGACGGGCTGCCCGTGCCCGACAGCGGCAGCAACAGCGCCCTGGTCTCGGGGCTGAACATCGGGGACCTCGACTACCGGGTCGGCACCACCACCACCAAGACCGTCTCCTTCCAGGTGTCGATCGACGCGGGCACCTCCGACGGCGCCTCGATCTGCAACCAGGCGACCGTCGACTCCAGCCGCTCGGTGCTCGTCACCCTCACCACCAGCCCCTGCACCACCGTCCAGGCTCCTGAGCTGCGCGACCCGCAGGTGCTGGAGGTCACCGATCTGAACGGCGGGGTGGTCCAGCCCGGGGATCGCCTGCGCTACCGGGTCCGCCTCTACAACGACGGCAACCAGCCCGCCCAGCAGGTCCGCTACGTCCAGCCCCTGCCCGCCCACGTGAAGGACCTGGTGGTCCTGGCGGTGCCGCCGGGCGCCACCGACGGCTCCGCCCTGCCGCAGATCGACGTCTCCAACATCACGGTGCCCGGGAGCTTCTCGGTCGAGCTCCTCTTCGAGGTGACGATCCTCGACGAGGCCGAGCTGATCGCCGCCGGCGTGCCCTCCTCGGGCATCGACGGGCTGCTGATCTCCACCCAGGGTGAGCTGCAGGCCCCCTGGCTGACCGCGCCCCTGCTCACCGACGACCCCTCCACCGCCGCCACTCCGGACCCCACGCGGGTGCGCCTCTCCTACGCGGTGGATCTGACGAGCTCGGCCAAGGCCGGGGTCGACGACAACGGCGCCCCCCTCCAGGGCCGCGACACCGTCACCTACACCCTCACCCTGCGCAACACCGGGAACCGGGCGGCCACCGCCCGCATCGTGGACAACCTCCCGGCCGAGGTGGAGGCCTGCACGATCCTCTCCTCGCCCGTGCCCGCCACCTGCAGCGCCAGTGGGGGGACCAACGGGACCGGACAGCTCGTCGCCAACGGCATCCCCGTCTCGGCGGGGGGCACCACCCTCATCAGCTTCCAGGTGCGGGTGCAGGAGGACGCCATCGACGGCGCGCTGGTGACCAACGTCGCCTCGCTGACCGCCCTCGAGACCACCGGCACCCTCACCCTGAGCTCCACGGGCCTGCGGATCCTCAACCGCGCCCACCTCTCGGCCTCCACCAAGATCGTGGTGGACGCCAACGGCGCCCCGGTGGAGCCGGGGGATCGGCTCGACTACCAGCTGGCCATCCGCAACTCGGGCAACCGGGCGGCGACCGGCGTGACCGTCTCCGACCTGATCGACACCAACCTCTCCATCCTCTCGGTGGGGCAGGGCGGGCTGATCTCGGGCGGCCAGGTCACCTGGAACGCCATCAGCACCCCGGCGCTCGCGCGGATCGAGCCGGCCCAGGAGGTGCTCCTCGACCTCGCCGTGCAGGTGAGCACCCCGCTGCCCAACGGCACCTTGATCTCCAACCAGGGCGTCATCACGGCCCCGGAGATCACCGGGCCGGCGCTCACCGACGATCCCACCACCCTCGAGGTCGGCGATCCCACCCGGGTGCGGGTCCAGAGCCTGCCCAACTTCGTCTTCGAGAAGCGGGTGATCGATCTCGGCGGGGGCCCCGTGCGCCCCGGCGATCGGCTCCGCTACGAGCTGATCCTGCGCAACACGGGCCCCGGCGACGCCACCTCGATCGCCGTGAGCGACGCCCTGCCGCCGGAGCTCTCGGTGGTCCGGATCGAGAACGGCGGCACCCAGGTGGGCGGCTCGCTGGTCTGGACGATCCCCTCGATGGGGGTCTCGCCCACCGGTGACACCCTCCTGGCCTTCGAGGCGGAGCTCGCCAGCCCGCTGGCGAACGGCACGATCGTCTCCAACCAGGCCGACCTGGTCGCCGCCGAGCTCTCCTCCGCGATCCTCTCCGACGATCCGGACACGCCCCTCCCGGCGGATCCGACGCAGGTGGTGGTCTCCTCGCAGGCCGACCTCTCCGCCTCGACCAAGGCGGTGGTGGATCTCAACGGCGGCGCGCACCTGCCCGGCGACGATCTGCGCTACACCCTCGTGCTGACCAACACCGGCGACGCGCCGGCCCGGAACGTGGTGGTCAGCGATCCGATCGCCGCCTGCCTCACCTCGGTGACGCCAGGGGAGGGCGGCACCCTCGCCGGGGGCCAGCTCACCTGGAGCTCGCCGCTCACGCCGACCCTCGCCCGCATCGATCCGGGCGCGGACGTGGTCCTCACCTTCGACGCCCGGCTCGCCGCGAGCCTGCCCGACGGCACGCCCTGCGCCAACCAGGCCACGCTCCTCTCGAGCGATCTGCCGGGCCCCGTGCTCACCGACGATCCCTCCACCACGGCCGTCGACGACCCGACCGTGATCCTCGTCGAGTCCCGCCCCTCCCTGGAGGAGAGCGAGAAGCAGGTCGAGCTCGTGGCCGACCGCAACGGCGACGGCGCCTTCAGCCCCGGGGACGGGATCCGCTACACGCTGCGGATCCGGAACACCGGCTCCGAGGACGCGACCAACGTCCGGGTGCGCGATCCGATCCCCGCAGAGCTCTCCAACGTCGTGGCCACGCCCCCCGGCACCGTGGTGGGCACGGAGCTGCGCTGGACCTTCGCCACCCTCGCCGCCGGGGCGACCCGCACCCTCACCCTCGAGGCGGACCTCGCCTCGCCCCTCGACGACGGCGCGGTGATCTCGAACCAGGCCTTCATCGGCCGCACCGGCCTCACCACCGAGGTGGCCACCGACGATCCGGCCACCCCCGAGGTCGACGACGCGACGGCCTTCACGGTCGTCTCCACCCCGGATCTCTCGGGCTTCACGCTCGTGGCGATCGATCCGAACGGCGCGCCCTTGAGGCCGGGGGACGAGCTGCGCTACCGGCTGACCCTGGTGAACGAGGGCACGGCGCTGGCCCGGGACGTCTCCGTCACCCTGCCGCTCGACCCCAGCACCAGCTTCCTCTCGGCGAGCGCCGGGGGCGTCTACGATGCGAGCGCCCACGCCGTCTCCTGGGTCATCCCCCTGATCGGCATCGGCGCCGATCTGGCGCGGATCCGGACGGTGAGGACCCTGCTGGGCTCGCCCCTCGACAACGGCCTGCCCATCACCGCCCAGGCCACCGCCACGGCCGCCGGCCTGCCGGCGTCGGTCCTCTCCGACGATCCGGCGACGGCCGCCCTCGACGATCCCACGGTCCGCTTCGTGGTGAGCGGCGCCGACCTCCACGCGAGCACCAAGACGGTCGCCGACGCCAACGGCGGCGACGTGCGGCCCGGCGACGTCCTGGCCTGGGCCATCCAGGTGCGCAACGACGGCGACGCCGTCGCCCGCAACGTCACCGTGGACGACGCCTTCGACGGCGCGCTCACCGGCCTCTCCCCGCAGCAGGGTGGGGTGGCCGCCGGCCAGAGCGTCCACTGGGACGCCTCCACGACCCCCGCGCTGGCGGCGCTGGCCCCCGGCGAGAGCCAGACCCTGGTGGTGCTCTCGGTCGTGGACTCCCCGCAGGACGACGGCACCCTCGTCGCCAACCAGGCCCTGATCTCCGCCGACGGCCTGGTCGCGCCCGTGCCCACCGACGAT
Protein-coding regions in this window:
- a CDS encoding protein kinase, which gives rise to MEEAAAAEAGGDLLRAHRCLLAAGRWRPAAELRARILQDAPADEDARLARALAGQCRARGRKHEAALLFERLGELDTAAALHRQAGHRLEAARALCAAGSPEEARALLTEWVEESRRADLALPPAAALLLLARLCLSGPDPLAAARHAQTVEEGVGEGEERRAALGLLVVAFHRAGLPAAAEEALQRLREADPGAPATPEAVLQDLALGHETTDEGEGERWVLSRYRLERLLGAGAMGQVYRAIDALTGETVAVKILAPSSLRGAGGAEDRFYREARIAQTIDDPGLVRVRHAQPEEGILVMEFLPGGTLADRLRGGRHLPWPVVVRLGVEAARALAAAHRRGVLHRDVKPANLLFDALGSVHLGDFGAAHLVSFQQTGTGYLLGTLAFMAPEQLEAAALDGRTDLYALAVTLYRAATGHLPFPGPQVAAQQRAGARPPSTLQPQLEGQAIDAFFERALAHDRADRFESGEAFARALGALAELGGGAEAAPAPTPAGAPAEDSARPGPRFDFETALGQRVHLARDARLGRRVVVETLPGDISPATLARLRELAAAGNPHLQPLLDLLPEESLAIYHLVEGLTLEEELSRPGGAPGRDRRLRLAADVARALRDHPGPLRPGRIRIVGGRAILLLAGIEALHAGAEPPADARPAVARVERWLALGADPGELSPEVAAGHLAALREPDAPEAPAEAEALSRWLDAGRAGG
- a CDS encoding cyclic nucleotide-binding domain-containing protein encodes the protein MKLAKLDAATLVRQDPLLERSHLLQALGEAAEAVLARAGLRRYPGGATIYGEHSSPDRIYLLARGEVVLLSSGGADATPLVTLHPGDCFGTGAALEPPARAVTVRAVGTADLVEIPAEPLRELARNDPTFSSFLQQCHERLKGAKSELDDFLDRW
- a CDS encoding SDR family NAD(P)-dependent oxidoreductase; amino-acid sequence: MSSEAQTAVIVGVGPGLGTALARRLAEEEMKLALVARSKDRISKLAEELDFIASEATAYVADATKESDVRNLFEAVSEDLGLPDLVIFNAGASQRRSILEVGTSDLEDQWRQNCLGGFLVGREALRMMVPRGEGTLLFSGSTGSVSAAAGFAGFSVGKFGLRALAQSMAREVGPLGVHVGHIVIDGEILSERNRQALVDRSPDEFLTPEATAEAFLQLHRQKRSAWSFEMDLRPWKERF